In Dyadobacter sp. CECT 9275, the following proteins share a genomic window:
- a CDS encoding ABC transporter permease has product MVKRFSKSGQYGIFLAFVILCVVLAFSTPRFFTVPNLMIIGTQVSINALLAFGVTFVIITGGIDLSLGSMVAVTGVVAAMFAHPDDYPVIVPILVGLAAGTATGAFNGIVITKSKVPPFIVTLGTMTIGRGLALILSKGRPISNLSDSFNFIGGGNVAGIPFPIIILILAFLICSVILNKTILGRYMYAVGGNEQAARASGINISAVKIWVYTLSGLLSAMAGILLTSRITTGQPNAGAGFELDAIAAAIIGGTSTSGGTGTMAGTLIGALLIGVISNSLDLLNVTSYYQQVIMGVIIIAAVVLDGFGKKN; this is encoded by the coding sequence ATGGTTAAAAGGTTCAGTAAATCAGGGCAATACGGGATTTTTCTTGCGTTCGTGATTCTCTGTGTGGTACTTGCTTTCAGTACGCCAAGATTTTTTACGGTACCTAATCTGATGATCATCGGTACGCAGGTTTCCATCAATGCCTTGCTTGCTTTTGGGGTAACTTTTGTGATTATCACCGGGGGTATAGACCTTTCTCTGGGCTCCATGGTGGCCGTAACCGGGGTGGTAGCTGCAATGTTTGCCCATCCGGACGATTACCCTGTGATCGTTCCCATTCTTGTTGGATTAGCGGCAGGGACAGCTACCGGGGCCTTTAACGGGATTGTTATCACCAAAAGTAAAGTGCCCCCGTTTATTGTCACACTCGGCACCATGACCATCGGCCGGGGACTAGCCCTGATCTTGAGTAAAGGGAGGCCTATCTCAAACCTGTCCGATTCATTTAATTTTATAGGCGGCGGGAATGTCGCTGGGATTCCCTTCCCGATCATCATTTTAATCCTTGCCTTTCTGATTTGTTCCGTCATACTTAACAAAACTATTTTGGGACGGTATATGTATGCCGTGGGCGGTAATGAACAGGCAGCGAGAGCTTCCGGGATTAACATCAGTGCGGTAAAAATCTGGGTTTATACCCTTAGCGGACTGTTATCCGCAATGGCGGGCATATTGCTCACTTCCCGGATTACCACCGGACAGCCCAATGCGGGTGCGGGATTCGAACTGGATGCCATTGCAGCCGCCATTATCGGAGGAACAAGTACTTCGGGAGGTACAGGAACCATGGCCGGAACCCTGATTGGCGCCCTTCTCATTGGAGTAATCAGTAACAGTCTGGATCTGCTGAATGTAACTTCCTATTATCAGCAGGTAATAATGGGAGTGATCATCATTGCTGCGGTAGTCCTGGATGGTTTTGGAAAGAAAAACTAA
- a CDS encoding thiamine diphosphokinase produces MSSHHIVKEKQEPALIIANGESCSEELLGQLLEWSPFIVVLDHAIYRVLELGIKIDVWMGDFDHNHDFDQIRQSQYPLEIISTPDQDKTDLEKAIDFLIMRGFPAANIIWATGRRADHSISNITNLVRYKHTIRLVMLDDYSKIFPLRGVFEKWYVAGTPISLIPVGVVNGIHTSGLKYNLNNETLSLGYRTGNSNETEADGMVRISASEGDLIIMECWD; encoded by the coding sequence ATGTCTTCACACCATATCGTAAAGGAAAAACAGGAGCCAGCTCTCATTATTGCCAACGGAGAATCCTGCAGTGAAGAACTATTGGGCCAGTTGCTGGAATGGAGCCCGTTCATAGTGGTGCTGGACCACGCTATCTATCGTGTTCTGGAACTGGGGATCAAAATTGATGTCTGGATGGGCGATTTTGATCATAACCATGATTTTGATCAGATCCGCCAGAGCCAGTATCCGTTGGAAATCATATCTACACCTGACCAGGACAAGACGGATCTCGAAAAAGCAATCGATTTTTTAATCATGCGAGGATTCCCTGCTGCCAATATCATTTGGGCTACGGGAAGGAGGGCAGACCATTCCATCAGTAATATTACCAATCTGGTCCGATATAAGCATACGATCCGGCTGGTGATGCTGGACGACTACTCCAAAATTTTCCCTTTACGTGGTGTTTTTGAAAAATGGTATGTGGCAGGTACCCCCATTTCACTTATTCCTGTCGGGGTGGTGAATGGCATTCATACCAGTGGCCTGAAATATAATCTTAATAACGAAACCCTGTCGCTGGGTTACCGGACCGGCAACAGCAATGAAACGGAAGCGGATGGTATGGTCAGGATATCAGCCAGTGAGGGAGACCTGATTATCATGGAGTGCTGGGATTAG